The proteins below are encoded in one region of Methanofollis aquaemaris:
- a CDS encoding type II/IV secretion system ATPase subunit encodes MRLPFSRKRSDGTRVPTVYDPRTEPPLVEAVIPDGYDLIDQYWVEEGRSLVCILRDTRTHQPEYYLIEPPLTNFEHELLERLNEDLRNVLVLLDEDLRQDRRQVLLNRAEDLLKEYGLDPDLETRRRLEYYLLRTFLGWSRIDGLMKDEEIEDISCDGTGVPLFLYHRRYRNIRTNLVFSETELDSLAIALAQRSGKHVSVGSPVVDATLPGGSRLQLTFGREVSTRGTSFTIRKFRPEPFTPVELLALGTFSAEELAYFWLAIENNKSLLFIGGTASGKTTSLNAVSHFIPPLAKVVSIEDTREITLYHENWVASVTRDTPSGDEGAAISMFDLLKAAMRQRPEYILVGEVRGREAQTLFQAMNTGHTTFSTLHAGSIDAAIHRLENEPLEVPRSTIQALDIASLQALIHRGTERVRRCQEIVEIASVDPGTGNLQVNTVFEYDPVHDQMRYTGRSLVYARIMEGRGWTRDRLDEEIRVRITVLEAMAAEGITDSRAVSRVLHAFAIDRDRVIGKLGDLSGLFP; translated from the coding sequence ATGCGTCTCCCCTTCTCCCGGAAGAGGTCGGATGGAACCCGTGTCCCCACAGTATATGACCCCAGGACCGAGCCGCCCCTGGTGGAAGCGGTCATACCTGACGGCTACGACCTCATCGATCAATACTGGGTGGAGGAAGGACGGTCGCTCGTCTGCATCCTCAGGGACACCCGGACCCACCAGCCCGAATACTATCTCATTGAACCGCCGCTCACCAACTTCGAGCACGAACTTCTCGAACGCCTCAACGAAGATCTGCGCAACGTGCTGGTCCTCTTAGATGAGGATCTCAGACAGGACCGCCGTCAGGTTCTGCTGAACCGGGCCGAAGACCTCTTGAAGGAGTATGGTCTCGACCCCGACCTGGAGACGAGGCGGCGGCTTGAATACTACCTCCTCCGCACCTTCCTGGGCTGGTCCAGAATCGACGGGCTGATGAAGGACGAAGAGATTGAGGATATCTCCTGCGACGGCACCGGCGTCCCGCTCTTCCTGTATCATCGGAGGTATCGAAACATCAGGACCAACCTCGTCTTCTCGGAGACCGAACTCGACTCCCTCGCCATTGCGCTCGCGCAACGTTCCGGCAAACATGTCTCGGTCGGTTCCCCGGTGGTGGACGCAACCCTTCCGGGGGGCTCCAGGCTGCAGCTCACCTTCGGGCGCGAGGTCTCGACGCGGGGCACCTCGTTTACGATCCGGAAGTTCAGGCCCGAGCCCTTCACGCCGGTTGAACTTCTCGCGCTCGGCACCTTCTCGGCCGAAGAACTCGCCTACTTCTGGCTGGCGATCGAGAATAACAAGAGCCTCCTTTTCATCGGGGGCACGGCGTCGGGCAAGACCACCTCGCTCAACGCCGTCTCCCACTTCATCCCCCCGCTTGCCAAGGTTGTCTCCATCGAGGACACCAGGGAGATCACCCTGTACCATGAGAACTGGGTGGCCTCGGTGACCAGGGACACGCCCTCGGGTGATGAAGGGGCGGCGATCTCGATGTTCGATCTCCTGAAGGCGGCGATGCGTCAGCGGCCCGAGTACATCCTGGTCGGTGAGGTGCGGGGACGGGAGGCGCAGACCCTTTTCCAGGCGATGAACACCGGGCACACCACCTTCTCGACCCTCCATGCCGGTTCGATCGATGCCGCCATTCACCGGCTTGAGAACGAGCCTCTCGAGGTTCCGAGAAGCACCATCCAGGCCCTTGACATCGCCAGTCTCCAGGCGCTCATCCACCGCGGGACCGAGCGGGTGCGGCGCTGTCAGGAGATCGTGGAGATCGCCTCGGTCGACCCCGGCACCGGCAACCTCCAGGTGAACACCGTCTTCGAGTACGATCCCGTCCATGACCAGATGCGCTATACCGGGCGGTCGCTGGTGTACGCCAGGATCATGGAGGGCCGCGGCTGGACCCGCGACCGACTCGATGAGGAGATCAGGGTGCGGATCACGGTCCTTGAGGCGATGGCGGCGGAGGGGATCACTGACTCCCGGGCGGTCTCGCGGGTTCTCCATGCCTTTGCGATAGATCGCGACCGGGTGATCGGAAAACTCGGCGACCTCTCAGGGCTGTTCCCATGA
- a CDS encoding type II secretion system F family protein, whose amino-acid sequence MNGGRGAGRYREFVGWVIGRDEVGYGNLGRSLVSARLGMTVERYVGRAFLVALSAALFGALVAYLLAGFVTLPQPAGDALPLPLPGAGFLGPLLRPLLSLLIGLAAGYGSYALLLRYPEIEMKNRATKIDLSLHNAVSYLYAMRRGGAELMEIFRSLSVNAGIYGESAQEFRQVVRDTDYFGADVVTALRDLAVTTPSPKLREFLEDFISVIESGGNLSAFLSGRVRIFQEEAGFEQRKFLSKLELIGEAYVTVFVAGPLFLVIVMVVTGLIGGAAVTQLSILTYLLLPVGSMIILLFLDLVSMKEEVPERYTAVKVLDTFKDVRTVDTGDEGADFARLARYDRYRSLKTFLKNPLRVFVLEPRLTFLITAPAAIVYLLVVFFTLPQGLLPETAIVLVDDHLALAALLLLVPYALCYEAWARKVRGIEAAVPDFLARMAGINQVGLTLARAIEIMVRTNLGLLSYEIKRVSRDITWGANVEDALVRFEQRVRTPAVSRSVSLITAASRMSGEISEVLAIAAKDARMSHTLAEERKAGMSLYIIVIYLAYAVFLFVVVIISTRFLPALGEIAVPSVGAGTFLPGVGSSSLVPTFGRLLFHISLIQAFFSGLVAGKMGEGSVKAGVKHAAVMLGVALVVFVFLV is encoded by the coding sequence ATGAACGGCGGGAGAGGGGCGGGGAGATACCGGGAGTTTGTCGGGTGGGTGATCGGGCGCGACGAGGTGGGGTATGGGAACCTCGGGCGCTCGCTCGTCTCGGCCAGGCTCGGGATGACTGTCGAACGGTATGTCGGCCGCGCCTTTCTGGTTGCGCTCTCTGCGGCCCTCTTCGGTGCGCTTGTCGCCTACCTCCTCGCAGGGTTCGTCACGCTCCCGCAGCCCGCGGGTGACGCTCTCCCGCTCCCCCTCCCCGGGGCCGGGTTCCTCGGCCCGCTCCTCCGTCCTCTCCTCTCTCTCCTCATCGGTCTGGCTGCGGGCTACGGTTCGTATGCCCTCCTCCTCAGGTATCCGGAGATCGAGATGAAGAACCGGGCGACGAAGATCGATCTCTCCCTCCACAATGCTGTCTCATACCTCTATGCGATGCGCCGGGGTGGGGCCGAGTTGATGGAGATCTTCAGGTCGCTCTCGGTGAACGCAGGGATCTATGGCGAGAGCGCCCAGGAGTTCAGGCAGGTGGTCAGGGACACCGACTACTTCGGCGCGGACGTCGTCACGGCTCTCCGCGACCTCGCCGTCACCACTCCGTCTCCAAAACTCAGGGAATTTCTTGAGGATTTCATATCGGTGATCGAGAGTGGTGGAAACCTCTCGGCTTTTCTCTCGGGACGGGTACGGATCTTCCAGGAAGAGGCGGGTTTTGAGCAGAGAAAATTTCTTTCGAAGCTCGAACTCATCGGCGAGGCGTATGTGACAGTCTTTGTCGCCGGCCCGCTCTTTCTGGTCATCGTGATGGTAGTGACCGGACTGATCGGGGGCGCGGCTGTCACCCAACTCTCCATCCTCACCTATCTCCTCCTCCCGGTCGGGTCCATGATCATCCTCCTCTTCCTTGACCTGGTCTCGATGAAGGAGGAGGTGCCCGAGCGCTATACCGCCGTGAAGGTGCTCGATACCTTCAAGGATGTGCGGACTGTGGACACGGGAGACGAGGGGGCTGACTTTGCGCGTCTGGCCAGGTACGACCGGTACCGCAGCCTGAAGACTTTTCTCAAAAACCCTCTCCGGGTCTTTGTCCTCGAACCCCGCCTGACCTTCCTGATCACCGCGCCTGCGGCGATCGTCTACCTCCTCGTCGTCTTCTTTACCCTCCCGCAAGGGCTCCTTCCAGAGACGGCGATCGTCCTTGTCGACGACCATCTCGCCCTCGCCGCGCTCCTCCTCCTTGTCCCGTACGCCCTCTGCTATGAGGCGTGGGCGCGGAAGGTGCGGGGGATCGAGGCCGCGGTCCCCGACTTCCTTGCCAGGATGGCCGGGATCAACCAGGTTGGGCTGACCCTTGCCCGGGCGATCGAGATCATGGTCAGGACCAACCTCGGCCTCCTCTCGTATGAGATCAAGCGGGTCAGCCGCGATATCACCTGGGGAGCGAACGTGGAGGATGCCCTTGTCAGGTTCGAGCAGCGGGTGCGGACGCCGGCGGTCTCCCGTTCGGTCAGCCTCATCACCGCCGCCTCCCGGATGAGCGGGGAGATCTCGGAGGTGCTCGCCATCGCCGCAAAGGACGCCAGGATGTCCCATACCCTTGCGGAGGAGCGCAAGGCCGGGATGTCCCTGTACATCATCGTTATCTATCTCGCCTACGCTGTCTTCCTCTTCGTCGTTGTCATCATCTCGACCAGGTTCCTTCCCGCCCTCGGAGAGATCGCAGTCCCGTCTGTTGGGGCGGGCACCTTCCTCCCCGGCGTGGGCTCTTCCTCTCTCGTCCCCACCTTCGGTCGCCTTCTCTTCCATATCTCTCTTATTCAGGCCTTCTTCTCGGGTCTCGTCGCCGGGAAGATGGGTGAAGGCTCGGTGAAGGCCGGGGTAAAACATGCGGCGGTGATGCTTGGTGTGGCTTTGGTGGTCTTTGTGTTC